TCTTGCTACCGACTCTTGTTGCCAACCTGGGGTGTCTAGACTGGGATTGCATCTACCACGGGGTGCCTACCCCTAAACCCACAGCTCCCCTAGATCCAAGCTAAACCCCGGTAAGAGGGGGTGTCCCGACAGGCGATCGGGCCGTTCCATAATCTCCACCGTCATCTCCACCGTCATCTCCCATGTCCTCGCCGCTGTCCTCGCCGCTGTCCTCGTCTCTCCCTTGGCTGGCACCTGCTCTGGCGGATCAACCGCCCCGATCGCCCTGCGGTAAATTTCCACCCGTTGACCTTTGCGATCGATCAGCCATCCCATCTCCGTACCATTGGCCAAATAGTCCCGCATTTTGTCCTGTAAGGGTTTGAGGTTATCCGAGGCCGATCGCAACGCCACCACAAAATCGGGAGCCAGGGGAGCGAATCCTTCCTGGTCCACAGGGGTCAGCGCATCCCAGCGATCGTGACGGATCCAAGCAGCATCAGGGGAACGAATAGAACCATCGGGTAACTTAAACCCCGCCGAGGAATCAAAGGTCTTGCCCAGGCGGGTTTGTCGGTTCCACAGCCACAGTTGACCCGCAATATTGAGA
This region of Prochlorothrix hollandica PCC 9006 = CALU 1027 genomic DNA includes:
- a CDS encoding Uma2 family endonuclease; this translates as MAGQLWLWNRQTRLGKTFDSSAGFKLPDGSIRSPDAAWIRHDRWDALTPVDQEGFAPLAPDFVVALRSASDNLKPLQDKMRDYLANGTEMGWLIDRKGQRVEIYRRAIGAVDPPEQVPAKGETRTAARTAARTWEMTVEMTVEIMERPDRLSGHPLLPGFSLDLGELWV